A stretch of Lathyrus oleraceus cultivar Zhongwan6 chromosome 6, CAAS_Psat_ZW6_1.0, whole genome shotgun sequence DNA encodes these proteins:
- the LOC127093105 gene encoding kinesin-like protein KIN-10A, with protein MAPTPSSKPIHSTQLRTPNSKHRLNFNGFKSPHPTPSPNPNFASNKESPPEHPIEVIARIRDYPDRKDKPLSVLQASSNSRSIRVRADFGYRDFTLDGVSVSEEEELDLFYKKFVESRINGVKLGDKCTIMMYGPTGSGKSHTMFGCSKQAGIVYKALRDILGDGDTDSESGGDGSDRDSIGLRTFVQVTVLEIYNEEIYDLLSTNGGGGGGFGFGWPKSNASKVKLEVMGKKAKNATYISGNEAGKISKEIQKVEKRRIVKSTLCNDRSSRSHCMVILDVPTLGGRLMLVDMAGSENIEQAGQTGFEAKMQTAKINQGNIALKRVVESIANGDSHVPFRDSKLTMLLQDSFEDDKSKVLMILCASPDPKEIHKTISTLEYGAKAKCIVRGPHSPVKEEDSSSTVILGSRIAAMDEFIMKLQMENKLKEKERNEAHKKLMKKEEEIAELRAKVETAPAASEEEINLKVNERTRLLRQELEKKLEECQRMTNDFVELERKRMEERILQQQEEVETLRKRLEEIELQLSSSKQERKDENGSKEIEPSGFMRKLLSVYKSEDDLAMVKSMDLDMDDQEPFLAREVIVGMQGISPIQPCSNTSNVVQEYAPNFGQKACLSTVYEEEGEGEGEGEQDHEDKVEEDEEVEKEVIEEKRVCSVRKSPKKEEDYSVADKENNGSNRMLRIHNIFTLCGNQRELSQYGTPLPAKKRCDENCEIKYSPLKSSEKKDSVLRISNKENLVGENLEQHVVAN; from the exons ATGGCACCCACACCTTCTTCCAAGCCAATTCATTCCACCCAACTGAGAACTCCAAATTCAAAGCATCGTCTCAACTTCAATGGCTTCAAATCACCACATCCAACCCCGTCTCCGAATCCCAATTTTGCTTCCAACAAAGAATCCCCACCTGAACACCCGATTGAAGTTATTGCTAGAATCCGTGACTACCCTGATCGAAAAGACAAGCCTTTGTCGGTTCTTCAGGCGAGTTCTAACTCGAGATCAATTAGGGTTCGTGCGGATTTTGGGTATAGGGACTTTACACTTGATGGGGTGTCTGTGTCTGAGGAAGAGGAATTGGATTTGTTCTACAAGAAGTTTGTGGAATCAAGGATCAATGGGGTTAAGTTGGGGGACAAATGCACCATTATGATGTATGGTCCTACTGGTTCTGGCAAGAGTCACACCATGTTTGGGTGTTCAAAGCAGGCTGGGATTGTGTATAAGGCTTTGAGGGATATTCTTGGAGATGGAGATACAGATTCTGAGAGTGGTGGAGATGGAAGTGATCGTGACTCTATAGGGTTAAGAACTTTTGTTCAGGTTACTGTTTTGGAGATTTATAATGAGGAGATTTATGATCTCTTGTCTACCAATGGAGGAGGTGGTGGAGGATTTGGATTCGGTTGGCCTAAGAGCAATGCTTCAAAG GTCAAACTTGAGGTGATGGGGAAAAAGGCTAAGAATGCAACCTACATATCTGGAAATGAAGCAGGGAAGATCTCAAAGGAAATCCAGAAAGTGGAAAAGCGAAGGATTGTTAAAAGCACACTTTGTAATGACAGGAGTTCTAGAAGTCACTGCATG GTAATACTTGATGTCCCGACACTCGGAGGACGTCTAATGCTTGTGGACATGGCAGGATCAGAAAATATTGAACAAGCTGGTCAAACTGGATTTGAGGCGAAAATGCAG ACTGCAAAAATTAATCAAGGTAATATAGCACTGAAGAGAGTGGTTGAGTCTATTGCAAATGGCGATTCACACGTGCCTTTTAGGGACAGTAAACTTACAATGCTTCTGCAG GATTCATTTGAAGATGATAAGTCGAAAGTTCTAATGATACTATGTGCAAGTCCTGATCCAAAGGAGATACACAAGACAATCTCGACACTAGAATATGGAGCCAAAGCAAAATGTATTGTTCGTGGTCCTCATAGTCCGGTTAAGGAGGAGGACTCTTCTTCTACTGTGATTTTGGGATCAAGAATCGCTGCAATGGATGAATTTATTATGAAGCTACAAATGGAAAACAAGCTtaaagagaaagagagaaacgAAGCGCACAAAAAGCTAATgaagaaagaagaagaaattGCTGAGTTAAGAGCTAAAGTGGAAACAGCTCCTGCTGCGAGTGAGGAGGAGATTAACCTGAAGGTAAACGAGCGAACCCGCCTTCTGAGACAGGAGTTGGAAAAGAAGTTGGAAGAGTGTCAAAGAATGACTAATGATTTTGTTGAGCTGGAGAGGAAGAGAATGGAAGAGAGGATATTGCAGCAGCAGGAGGAAGTTGAAACTCTGAGAAAGAGACTGGAAGAAATTGAGTTGCAGCTGAGTTCTTCTAAGCAAGAGCGTAAAGATGAAAACGGATCGAAAGAGATAGAGCCAAGTGGGTTTATGAGAAAACTACTCAGTGTTTACAAAAGTGAGGATGATCTTGCAATGGTGAAATCAATGGATCTGGACATGGATGATCAAGAGCCGTTCCTTGCACGCGAAGTTATTGTTGGCATGCAAGGCATTTCACCAATACAACCCTGTTCAAATACTTCGAATGTTGTACAAGAATATGCACCAAACTTTGGTCAAAAAGCATGTCTAAGTACAGTGTATGAAGAAGAAGGGGAAGGAGAAGGAGAGGGAGAGCAGGATCATGAGGATAAAGTAGAAGAAGATGAGGAAGTGGAGAAAGAAGTGATAGAGGAAAAGAGGGTATGCAGTGTTAGAAAAAGTCCAAAGAAAGAGGAGGATTATTCTGTGGCTGACAAGGAAAACAATGGTTCCAATAGAATGTTGAGAATTCACAACATATTCACTCTTTGTGGAAACCAAAGGGAACTCTCCC